One Gossypium raimondii isolate GPD5lz chromosome 3, ASM2569854v1, whole genome shotgun sequence genomic window carries:
- the LOC105796296 gene encoding U-box domain-containing protein 16 — protein MAVSPHAFPPRKRRPSAGAFVSPKLADINLVKSLLSLSQEISSFKPFQCLLKRNSVSSINKSKLLSILFDELIKNPASVFFSPSTLLCFEEMYIVLQRIKTLLEDCSNGSKMWMLMQIQVLSNNFHELTLELSTLLDIFPFKEIELSQDVEELVVLVRKQCGKSKPVVDPGDVFLRLEVLTMLDRIEKEIVPDQLKLKKVMEDLGLRDGSSCREEIESLQDEIQNQVDEKSKSDIVSLIGLVRYANCVLFGSSTASKPDHRRQKSTSDLTIPADFRCPITLELMRDPVVVATGQTYDRKSINLWIESGHSTCPKTGQTLIHTNLIPNRALRNLITMWCREQGIPFETVGNNEKVNSVKGTKAAFEATKMTVSFLVNKLSGSQTMEAANGVVYELRALSKTDSDSRACIAEAGAIPILVRYLGSSVGLEHPNLQVNAVTTILNLSILEANKTRIVETDGALNGVIEVLRSGATWEAKGNAAATIFSLSGIHGYRKGLGRKTRVIKGLLDLAKDGPTSSQKDALLAILNLAGDRETVGRLVEGGVIQMVSGVIDELPEEAVAILEAVTRRGGLAAIAAAFNIIKKLGVILREGSDNARESASATLVTMCRKGGPEMVAELAVIPGIERIIWEVMGGGTARGRRKAATLLRILRRWAAGLDLDTNNVVDSSNMITMTVGTSRTILQA, from the coding sequence ATGGCTGTTTCTCCTCATGCTTTTCCGCCGAGAAAGCGGCGGCCTTCGGCCGGAGCTTTTGTATCGCCCAAATTAGCCGATATCAACTTGGTAAAGTCCCTTCTTTCTTTGTCACAAGAAATCTCTTCTTTTAAACCATTTCAATGTCTTCTAAAACGGAACTCGGTTTCCTCCATTAACAAATCCAAGCTTCTCTCGATATTATTCGACGAGCTGATAAAAAACCCAGCTTctgttttcttttctccttcaaCCCTTTTGTGCTTTGAAGAAATGTACATAGTTTTACAAAGGATTAAAACATTGCTCGAAGATTGTTCAAATGGAAGCAAGATGTGGATGTTAATGCAAATCCAGGTATTATCTAATAATTTTCATGAACTCACCCTCGAGTTATCGACTCTACTCGATATTTTCCCTTTTAAAGAGATTGAACTGAGTCAAGACGTGGAAGAACTCGTGGTTTTGGTACGGAAACAGTGCGGTAAGTCGAAGCCGGTTGTGGATCCCGGCGATGTGTTTCTCCGGCTAGAAGTTTTGACCATGTTGGATCGGATCGAAAAAGAGATCGTTCCCGATCAGTTGAAGCTTAAAAAAGTCATGGAGGATCTGGGATTACGTGACGGTTCGAGTTGCAGAGAAGAAATCGAGAGCTTACAAGATGAAATCCAGAATCAAGTCGACGAGAAATCGAAATCGGACATCGTTTCTTTGATTGGCCTTGTTCGTTACGCTAATTGCGTGTTGTTCGGATCTTCGACGGCAAGTAAACCGGATCATCGGAGGCAAAAATCGACGTCGGATTTGACTATCCCGGCTGATTTCCGGTGTCCGATTACTCTTGAGTTGATGAGGGATCCGGTTGTCGTGGCGACGGGACAGACGTACGATCGGAAATCTATCAATCTATGGATTGAATCTGGGCATTCCACATGTCCTAAAACGGGTCAAACCCTGATCCATACCAACCTTATACCGAACCGAGCTTTGAGGAATCTTATAACTATGTGGTGCCGTGAGCAAGGAATTCCGTTTGAGACCGTCGGAAATAACGAGAAAGTTAACAGCGTTAAAGGTACTAAAGCCGCCTTTGAAGCTACGAAGATGACGGTTTCTTTTTTGGTCAACAAATTATCGGGTAGTCAAACCATGGAGGCGGCTAACGGTGTTGTTTATGAGCTTCGTGCTTTGTCGAAAACCGACTCGGATAGTCGAGCCTGCATTGCAGAAGCTGGAGCGATTCCGATCTTGGTCAGGTATTTAGGTTCAAGTGTAGGTTTGGAGCATCCGAACCTCCAGGTCAACGCTGTTACTACTATTCTTAACCTTTCCATCTTAGAAGCAAACAAAACGAGAATCGTGGAGACTGACGGAGCTTTAAATGGCGTTATCGAGGTGTTACGTTCAGGTGCCACGTGGGAAGCCAAAGGGAATGCGGCGGCGACGATATTCAGCTTATCGGGCATACACGGGTACAGAAAAGGTTTAGGGAGGAAGACACGTGTCATAAAGGGATTGTTGGATTTAGCCAAAGACGGACCCACGAGCTCCCAAAAGGATGCACTCCTGGCTATTTTGAATTTGGCTGGAGATAGGGAGACTGTAGGGAGGTTAGTTGAAGGAGGGGTGATACAGATGGTGAGCGGAGTCATCGACGAGCTACCGGAGGAAGCGGTGGCAATACTCGAGGCGGTGACTAGGAGAGGCGGATTGGCAGCGATCGCGGCGGCTTTCAACATAATTAAGAAACTGGGTGTTATCCTGAGGGAAGGGTCAGATAATGCAAGGGAAAGCGCCTCAGCTACTTTGGTCACCATGTGTAGGAAAGGGGGACCGGAGATGGTAGCGGAGTTGGCAGTGATTCCGGGGATTGAAAGGATAATATGGGAAGTAATGGGTGGTGGAACCGCAAGAGGGAGACGGAAAGCGGCGACGTTGTTGCGGATTCTTCGAAGATGGGCGGCCGGTTTGGATTTGGATACAAATAATGTTGTGGATAGTTCAAACATGATAACCATGACTGTAGGTACATCAAGAACAATATTGCAAGCATGA
- the LOC105796294 gene encoding transcription repressor OFP1 encodes MGNSRFKLSDMFPNVWFYKLKDMNKTKHHEKKQHRPSSSKQEQPHLNPRKSYHFTRELVPIHVSPDQPLRKSTKKRNPRRNFRSPPSKVLTSSVSAGCSCRETIKNKPDSPPEYSASSSSSLSSSDDSSLPQESFDNLVWSSSKANDDIISDADVKKIDEFLPELELPPIVTKPAKFNDMVKDIKNKTKKFGHSPSGVKLRVNSPKIANRRLVQGHARRSISSNSSSSSSRRSLSESFAVVKSSVDPQRDFRESMVEMIMENNIRASKDLEDLLACYLSLNSDEYHEIIIKVFKQIWFDLIDVR; translated from the coding sequence ATGGGTAATTCCAGGTTCAAGTTATCAGACATGTTCCCCAATGTCTGGTTTTACAAACTCAAAGACATGAACAAAACCAAACACCATGAAAAGAAACAACACCGCCCCTCATCATCAAAACAAGAACAACCCCATTTGAATCCCAGAAAATCCTATCATTTCACTAGAGAGCTTGTTCCAATTCATGTTTCCCCTGATCAACCACTGAGAAAATCCACCAAGAAACGAAATCCCAGAAGGAATTTCCGGTCACCGCCGTCAAAGGTGCTTACTTCTTCCGTCTCCGCCGGTTGTAGTTGCCGTGAAACTATCAAGAATAAACCCGATTCTCCACCGGAATACTCagcttcttcttcatcttctttatcgTCTTCCGACGACAGTTCTTTACCGCAAGAATCGTTCGATAACTTGGTGTGGTCAAGTTCCAAAGCCAACGACGATATAATCTCCGATGCGGACGTTAAGAAAATCGACGAGTTCTTACCGGAGCTCGAACTCCCTCCGATCGTAACGAAACCGGCTAAATTCAACGACATGGTGAAGGACATCAAGAACAAGACAAAAAAATTCGGTCACAGTCCTTCGGGTGTAAAGCTGAGAGTGAATTCTCCGAAAATTGCGAATAGGAGATTAGTTCAGGGTCATGCTCGGCGAAGCATTTCGTCGAACAGTTCGAGTTCAAGTTCGAGGAGGAGCTTATCGGAGAGTTTTGCGGTGGTGAAATCGTCGGTCGATCCTCAAAGAGATTTTAGGGAATCAATGGTGGAGATGATAATGGAGAATAATATTAGAGCATCTAAGGATTTGGAGGATTTGCTTGCTTGTTACCTTTCTCTCAATTCCGATGAATACCATGAAATTATCATCAAGGTTTTCAAGCAAATCTGGTTCGATTTGATCGATGTCCGATGA
- the LOC105796290 gene encoding uncharacterized protein LOC105796290, whose product MFLMGDLRDWSPEPNGVSSRDSYSSSPSSSSNQTGISAEYWRKAEEATQGIIARVQPTVVSEERRKAVTDYVQRLIRNYLGCEVFPFGSVPLKTYLPDGDIDLTAFGGLIFEEALANDVCSVLEREDHNTAAEFVVKDVQLIRAEVKLVKCLVQNIVVDISFNQLGGLCTLCFLEQVDRLIGKNHLFKRSILLIKAWCYYESRILGAHHGLISTYGLETLVLYIFHLFHSFLDGPLAVLYKFLDYFSKFDWENYCISLNGPIPISSLPDIVVETPENGGGDLLLSNDFLRECVEKFSVPSRGFEANSRIFPQKHLNIVDPLRENNNLGRSVSKGNFYRIRSAFTYGARKLGQILSQSEETLGDELHKFFSNTLDRHGNGQRPDVQDPAPLSRFRGLGATPSVSGTESCQEDQNFYELESSNSSTVTGNYRSSDNEGSLYKVYNGNMCERETDVGITFKEPQGSANASSISQIRLTGDAKDLATSRIQGLVISNDAHKSCPPNAADVFPSSGTVRHAPHLYFCNSSLDNGEIRNGNVERKQPENSGLSERNATSGILCASSEEMGANEHGDQSENQLVASRGVQSPVGPKNHPLISNFAWSSEDLYPGYSSNPASSSAAPSQELLSSLSDLCGDYDANIHSLSYGQWCYDYAFSASVPPISPPLVSQFQSKNSWDAVHKSVQFRRNTISPMNANGGVPRQAYYPINPPVLHGSGFGMEEMPKPRGTGTYFPNPNTNYYKDRSLTARGRNPALARSPRNNGRAITSPEPNSPERSNRDLAQMQSINQVVGKSRSSELRHSGSEKALSPNANGSMDQPDRLVEFGSFGSLPLAPACTESSKQKNPGSPNTQNSTGTERLKSAASIGRDRIFVQPFHLKNEDDFPPLSI is encoded by the exons atgtTTTTGATGGGCGATCTCCGAGATTGGTCGCCTGAACCAAACGGCGTCTCGTCAAGAGACAGTTATTCATCGTCACCATCTTCATCATCGAATCAAACGGGGATTAGTGCGGAGTATTGGAGAAAAGCCGAGGAAGCAACGCAGGGGATCATAGCCCGTGTCCAGCCGACTGTTGTTTCCGAAGAGAGGAGAAAAGCTGTTACCGATTACGTTCAGagattaattagaaattatctTGGTTGTGAG GTATTTCCGTTTGGGTCAGTGCCCTTGAAGACCTATCTTCCTGATGGAGATATCGACTTGACTGCCTTCGGAGGCTTAATCTTTGAGGAGGCTCTGGCAAATGATGTGTGTTCTGTCCTTGAAAGAGAAGATCATAACACTGCTGCTGAGTTTGTAGTGAAGGATGTCCAATTAATTCGGGCAGAG GTTAAGCTTGTAAAGTGTTTAGTGCAGAACATTGTGGTGGATATCTCATTCAATCAATTAGGTGGGCTGTGCACCTTGTGCTTTCTTGAGCAG GTTGATCGTCTTATCGGAAAAAATCATCTATTTAAACGCAGTATTTTACTTATCAAGGCTTGGTGCTACTATGAGAGTCGTATTCTCGGGGCTCATCATGGCTTGATTTCTACCTATGGTTTGGAGACTTTGGTGCTGTACATTTTCCATCTATTCCATTCATTCCTAGATGGCCCTTTGGCG GTTCTGTATAAGTTTTTGGATTACTTTAGCAAATTTGATTGGGAAAATTACTGCATCAGTTTAAATGGACCAATCCCTATATCCTCCCTACCAGATATTGTGG TTGAGACGCCTGAAAACGGTGGGGGAGATTTGCTGCTTAGCAATGATTTTCTCAGGGAATGTGTGGAAAAGTTCTCGGTTCCATCAAGGGGATTTGAAGCTAATTCACGCATCTTCCCTCAAAAGCATCTAAATATAGTAGATCCTCTAAGAGAAAACAATAATCTTGGTCGCAGTGTGAGCAAAG GGAACTTTTACCGAATAAGAAGCGCTTTCACTTACGGGGCTCGGAAGCTAGGGCAGATTCTTTCCCAGTCTGAAGAAACTCTAGGAGATGAACTTCATAAGTTTTTCTCGAACACTCTGGATAGGCATGGAAATGGACAGAGGCCTGATGTTCAAGATCCTGCTCCATTGTCTAGATTCAGAGGACTTGGTGCAACACCATCAGTGTCAGGTACAGAGTCATGTCAAGAAGATCAAAACTTTTATGAATTAGAATCTTCAAATTCAAGTACTGTGACTGGGAATTATAGATCTTCTGATAATGAGGGATCATTGTACAAAGTCTATAATGGTAATATGTGTGAGAGGGAAACAGATGTTGGTATAACCTTTAAGGAGCCACAGGGTTCTGCAAATGCATCAAGTATTTCACAAATCCGTCTCACAGGGGATGCTAAAGACCTGGCAACCTCCAGAATTCAAGGTCTTGTAATTTCAAATGATGCACATAAATCTTGCCCTCCAAATGCAGCGGACGTTTTTCCCTCATCAGGTACTGTAAGGCATGCACCTCATCTCTATTTTTGTAACTCGTCTTTGGATAATGGAGAGATAAGAAATGGAAACGTGGAACGTAAACAGCCTGAAAACTCTGGTTTGTCTGAAAGGAATGCGACTTCGGGTATTCTTTGTGCAAGCAGTGAGGAGATGGGTGCTAATGAACATGGTGATCAAAGTGAGAATCAATTGGTTGCTAGTAGAGGGGTTCAGTCCCCTGTTGGACCGAAGAATCATCCATTGATTTCAAATTTTGCTTGGTCATCCGAGGATCTATATCCTGGATATTCTAGTAATCCAGCTTCCAGTAGTGCTGCTCCAAGTCAGGAGCTTTTGAGCTCATTGTCTGATCTCTGTGGGGATTACGATGCCAATATACACAGCTTGAGTTATGGCCAGTGGTGCTATGACTATGCCTTTAGTGCATCTGTTCCTCCGATTTCTCCACCTTTGGTTTCTCAGTTCCAGAGCAAGAATTCGTGGGACGCAGTCCACAAGTCAGTGCAGTTCAGGCGAAATACAATTTCCCCAATGAATGCCAACGGTGGTGTCCCTCGACAAGCCTACTATCCTATTAACCCACCAGTTCTACATGGTTCTGGCTTCGGAATGGAAGAAATGCCAAAGCCTCGAGGAACAGGGACATACTTCCCCAATCCCAATACG AACTATTACAAGGATAGGTCACTGACAGCTAGGGGAAGGAACCCAGCCTTGGCAAGATCTCCTCGCAACAATGGCCGTGCCATTACATCCCCTGAGCCAAATTCACCAGAGAGAAGCAACCGTGATCTGGCACAAATGCAGTCAATAAATCAGGTTGTTGGAAAATCCAGGTCTTCAGAACTCCGTCACTCTGGTTCTGAAAAAGCATTATCCCCTAATGCCAATGGCTCGATGGATCAGCCAGACAGGCTTGTAGAATTCGGGTCCTTCGGAAGCCTACCTTTGGCGCCTGCCTGTACAGAAAGTAGCAAGCAGAAAAATCCAGGATCTCCTAACACTCAAAACTCAACCGGAACGGAAAGGCTGAAATCGGCTGCAAGCATTGGTCGAGACAG GATATTTGTACAACCGTTCCATTTAAAAAACGAAGATGATTTCCCACCTTTATCCATCTGA